In a genomic window of Lycium ferocissimum isolate CSIRO_LF1 chromosome 9, AGI_CSIRO_Lferr_CH_V1, whole genome shotgun sequence:
- the LOC132032030 gene encoding UDP-glycosyltransferase 74F2-like: MEVVKSKKYGAHIVALPYPSQGHINPMLQFCKRLVSKGLKTTLAITNFISHSMCPNSDTVVIDTISDGFDKGGYAEAKSNEAYLEGFKKNGSKTLANLVKKYEKTEFPITCIIYDAFMPWALDVAKEHGLIGACFFTQACAVNYIYYYVHHKKLLLPVSSPKVKIPGLPELEPRDMPSFIHAYGTYPAYFEMVLNQYTNVEKAEYVFVNSFYKLEVEATDIMSKVTQLSTIGPTLPSFYLDNRVENDIEYGLNLFQVDASTCINWLNTKPDGSVVYAAFGSMSTFCEKQMEEIAWGLKATNSYFLWVVRTCDEEKIPKRFIDETAEKGLVIKWSPQLQVLSNKAIGCFFSHGGWNSTLEALSLGVPMAVMPLWSDQTTNAKLVQDVWSVGVRVKVSEKGIVGREEIEECVKTVLQGEKGKEMKKNAQKWKDLAKDAVNEGGTSDKNIEEFVSSCTRSSDNVH, from the exons ATGGAGGTGGTGAAAAGCAAAAAGTATGGAGCTCATATTGTGGCTCTTCCTTATCCAAGCCAAGGCCACATAAACCCTATGCTTCAGTTCTGCAAACGTTTAGTTTCCAAAGGTCTAAAAACCACTTTAGCCATCACAAACTTCATCTCTCATTCCATGTGTCCAAATTCTGATACCGTTGTAATCGACACGATTTCCGATGGCTTCGACAAAGGCGGCTATGCTGAAGCCAAAAGCAACGAAGCCTATCTCGAAGGCTTCAAGAAAAACGGCTCGAAAACGCTAGCCAATCTTGTGAAGAAGTATGAAAAAACGGAGTTCCCTATAACTTGCATTATTTATGATGCGTTCATGCCATGGGCTTTAGATGTAGCTAAAGAGCATGGCTTAATTGGAGCATGTTTTTTCACTCAAGCTTGTGCTGTGAACTATATTTACTATTATGTTCATCATAAAAAATTGTTGTTGCCCGTTTCTTCACCTAAGGTGAAGATTCCGGGATTGCCAGAGCTCGAACCTCGAGATATGCCATCGTTCATTCATGCATATGGTACATATCCAGCTTATTTTGAGATGGTGTTGAATCAGTATACAAATGTGGAGAAAGCTGAGTATGTATTTGTGAACTCATTCTACAAGTTGGAGGTAGAG GCAACAGACATAATGTCAAAAGTCACCCAATTATCGACCATAGGCCCAACATTGCCATCTTTCTATTTGGACAATAGAGTGGAAAATGATATTGAATATGGTCTCAATCTATTCCAAGTGGATGCTTCTACATGTATCAACTGGCTAAATACTAAACCAGACGGATCTGTTGTTTATGCAGCTTTTGGTAGCATGTCCACCTTTTGTGAAAAACAAATGGAAGAAATTGCTTGGGGTTTGAAAGCAACCAATAGCTACTTCTTATGGGTGGTTAGGACTTGTGATGAAGAAAAAATTCCCAAAAGGTTCATCGACGAAACGGCTGAGAAAGGATTAGTGATAAAATGGAGTCCACAACTACAAGTCTTATCTAATAAAGCAATTGGATGTTTTTTCTCACACGGTGGATGGAATTCGACACTCGAAGCATTGAGTTTGGGAGTGCCAATGGCGGTAATgccattatggagtgatcaaaCGACAAACGCGAAATTAGTACAAGATGTTTGGAGTGTAGGGGTGAGAGTTAAAGTTAGTGAGAAAGGGATtgttggaagagaagaaatcgAGGAATGTGTAAAGACTGTGTTACAAGGAGAGAAAgggaaagaaatgaagaagaatgccCAGAAATGGAAGGATTTGGCTAAGGATGCGGTTAATGAAGGTGGAACGTCTGataaaaatattgaagaatTTGTATCAAGCTGCACTAGATCATCAGATAATGTTCATTGA